The nucleotide window ggcaatgctaccaaatactaattgagtgtaatgtaaacttctgacccactgaatgtgatgaaagaaattaaagctgaaataaatcatctctcttactattattctgacatttcacatttaaaataaagtggtgatcctaagaccGGACTTTTTACTAGACTAATTGCaggaaattgtaaaaaaaaaaaactgagttcaaatgtatttggctaaggtgtatgtaaacttccgacttcaactgtatgtttgtgtgtttgctacTCACAGCCAACAGGTACACGCACTACACCAACCAGCTGCCAAAGAGACAACAGCACCTGAAAGATCTGGGCTCCATGCCTCTCCCTCCCCTACATGCAGCATGGGATTATATGCATAAATACTGATTATATTCTGTTCAAAGGTTCATAGAAGTCCACATCTATGGAACTGGTCCCGAATCTTGTTGTATGGATAGATGCATTAATCTGTATAGGAACCCCAGAGGCTACATCAACAGTCCTACTAACGCTAACATTTCAAACAAACTTGTATGTCGATATTCTTGGTGTCAGTTCTATCTACTAGTAACCAGCATATTCCTACACAAACTCCGAGAATAGCGCTTAATTCATATCTAACTCTGGCGAGGACATCTCACCATACAGTATATTCTACTGAATCTattctgctctgctcttctctactctattctactgtgctctactttgCTATACTCTACTttgctgtactctactctactctaatctaCTTTTACTGTATTGTGTGATTGATCCTTCCAGAGACAGCAGAAGATCCAGAAGGACCGACTGATGAGTGACTTCTCTGCAGCGCTCAACAACTTCCAGGCAGTCCAGCGACGGGCGGCCGAGAAGGAGAGGGAATCAGTGGCCAGGGCCCGTGCCGGGTCCCGCCTCACAGTAAACACCCTGCTTTCTCATTGGCCTAGAATTAGCCGTCTGTCATAGTCACTCACCAATAGTGTTATTAGAAATGCATTGTCATATTACAGTATGATGACTGATTAGTGTAATGCAATGTGAATGAGAGTGTTTCAATGATGGGTTTGTTTTTATTTCAGCAGGAAGATGAGGGGAACGTCGATGAACAACTTGTGACATTTGAAAAGTAGGTACACAGTGGAGGTAGAATCCTATCAAATATTCTGTTAGAATAAAAATGTTAAGTGGTAacaaaggtgtgtgtttgtgtgtgtctgtgtccgttcgtgtgtgtgtttggtgtgtgtgtgtgtgtagagatgaTGATGACTGGAGTCAGAGTCAGACCCAGCAGCTGGAGGAGCCAGAGGTCACAGAGGAGGACCTGGAGGTCATCAAGGAGAGGGAGACCAACATCAGGCAGCTAGAGGTACTCACCCAGCTACCAGCTCCACTCACATTCCATACAGGAATCACAGAgccatattacatttacattttagtcatttggcaTATTGTTCAACTCCAAATCAACCCTTTGCCCAAACTCTctagtcagtggaggctggtgggaggagctataggaggacaggctctgtgtaatggctggaatggaataaatgaaacGGTWTCAAACacgtcaaacatatggaaaccacatgtttgataccgttccatttattccattccagccattacacagAGCCTGTCCTATAGCCTGGCCCTTAGCCCCTATTCCCGAGTATAGCCACTCCTGTAAATCTGGGTTCGATTTGGACATCAGCCTAACTAACCCTGGTGGtgattttctcctcctctccctccagtctgACATCATGGATGTAAACCAGATCTTTAAGGACCTGGCTGTGATGATCCACGACCAGGGAGAGATGATCGGTTAGTAGACATGAAATGGattttctccctctctggttTGATATCATGCTGGTTCTGAAGGTTGCTGTCTGTGATGGTTTAGAATTCCATCTGATACTGTATCAGTCCTGGCTCCTGTGACCCTGCCCTTCACTGAGTCTCCTCTCTGTTTCACAGACAGCATTGAGGCTAACGTGGAGAGTGCAGAGGTCCATGTAGACAGAGGGACCGGACAGCTCCAAAGGGCCGCCTACTACCAGGTAGGGCTGTGACAATCATGGAATGACCACCATTATTGTCataaatgtcatttttgtttaatAATGTTTGAGCTTATAATGCATCTTTGAAAATTAGCTATATCATACCTAATGAATACTAAtctaataaaaagcatgagctggcgcacacccagagaaaattatttagtgtagaggtgctgactaacggagaaTATACCTAATGTTGTTTTtatacctaatgaatacaacacGGCTTTGGTGATAcccctgtcgtgtctttggctatgccggattaagtgatatgacatgctattctataaaataatttctctgtaattaatattacctgattaagctaatccggaagataattaactagaaagttggggcaccacgaaataatgtttatagagctattatcttccgaataaactcttaaagacctagtaatcgtttacatcagtagcagtcaatatttaatcgtcaccttatttcagtctaatctgaaagttgtaaattcttggttatcttcacgaaccctggctaacaagttgaatcagcaatacaacatttggtttaatcatttatttactaaatacctaaataatcacacagaattacatatgcacagaatgtatcatacattgattacaaattatgtcatgaaggaaaacgtccctagcggacggaacagatatgacagctggttacacacagagaggggatttgggtttgagtgaaagagctggaagactgagtaacaaagggagaagctatgctatcgtaaatacagtatcttatgcattctaaattaccgcccatttgaaaaaggaaaatgcaataaatatttactctgagctgcgcttcggtagattggtcgtaGATCGTAGGCCGGgttgtccagcatggatctctggtcctctgaagactgtctagtggtgaactggagcgtggtagaatggatactctgtccgtcctctcctagcccacgtttagcgGGCGGAGGGGGTAGCACTTCTTtaatgaataagagttcaaagttcacacCAAGTGGTcatactttaagctcatgctatgttctggctggtatagtcgaaattcatccttccggcATGTAGGTCGTCAacttcacattgaaattcgatgccAATTGCGTTAGGTtcttgctgatgttggcttagttctgtaggtggtctttgtcctttcaacgtggggactGCCAGTCCGcacgtccttggaacaggaagttacatttttgtaAAGGGGCTTATATAGGATTGGGAGAGAGggccgtgtttcatagtttacaaccagtgtctgttcacatgggcggggccactgagttgagcatagttTCTCTATGATAAACCGTTCTCTCAtttaagaagctaaaattacattgaatcttttcacaaatagtttaatatttaaacatttacattgcacaacaattccatgtgaatctgataactagaatgtgttgactttccaagatacagtttatgtcatcctgtcATCAGTAATCATGCCTCAGACGCCaactgaactgacatcatattcattaagtcccAACGCATATTTtgaactggttggattaccgaaatatgtttccgtttcccaccttttgatgtccccagaatctctatgttaacaaagggctttttcaagagtcaactctatagagtagagagagagaaacaggggggaaggtatttatgggggtcataaacctcccccatcaAGCCAACATCATGACACCCTTGTCTCAAAAACTAAGGGTTTTGACCATTTGGAACTTTTGGAAAGGAAGGTTTTCCTCCCAAACGTGCCGTTCTGCTTGTAAAATAACTTTACCCTCTTCATGTAATGAAAAACTGCTATTGGGTAAACTATTTCTACATGAAAATAAAGTTGAATCCCCCCTCCTAAAATGAACGTATTAAGACCATTCTAACATTAGTTTTGGTTATTGTCCATACTTGTCGGTTACACAATTATACGACGATTGTGTCAGCCCTACTACCAGGTATCAACACCATCACAACATGGGCCGTGTTTGATTTGTAGATAAGTCCGAACACTCTGTCGATGATCAGCgtccttcatttaaccaggcgagtcagttaagaacaaatgattatttCCAGTCACAAATCACGGCCTGTTTGTGCTCCCTCCCCCTGTAGAGGAAGTCCCGTAAGAGGATGTGTATGCTGGCCATGGTGGTGTCTCTGGTGGTCACCGTCCTGGCTATCATCATCTGGCAGGCCATCAaatgagaggacaggaagagTACCGGGGAAGGATTTTAATGGCACATCGCACTGACAGCCTAGAATGGCTTCCAATGGAAAGTctgagtgagtgaatgtgtgtgtgtgggggcacgGGAGTGCGTGCTTTCAAGCAAGATATAGACAGAGGCGTAAGGAATAGATTGTATAAATTCTCTTCCCtatctgtatatattatatactaaGTGTTCTAACACAGCCCTGCACTTACTTCCATGTCAGAAATGCAAATCATCTCTGTCATCATTACATACATTACTGTGTCAGAATATGTCTGATCTAATGCAATGTTGCACAAGTTTGTATGTATATAAATGCCATGGGTACGGTTTGATATGGTTTattttctgcctctctcttcatGTTGTGAATGTCTGATTCTCTTCCAGATGTCTTATAGTCTATAGTATTACGACAAGGACATGGTGTAGTTGCGATAAGGATTCCTTTGATagcacacaaacaacaaacaaaatgttTGTATTATTACTATGATtattatgatgattattattattatgctcactttcattaataaaatcaaCTGTGCAAAGAGTCCCGACTGTGTCACGCATGGCTATGTACGTTCCACAAGATGGCGCTGTTATGCCGGTATTATGAGGTAAACGTATAAGGTGACACAAGAACCATGTAGTCTACAATGCTTTAATTAGCTATTTAACAAGTCAAGATATACTAAAGAGCGTAGTAGTCTTGCAATTTTGCAGTAGTATTGATGATGTGTGGTAGGTTGGTTAACATATTGGTACcttaataaaacatgtttaccATATGTTTATAAGACACTGTCCTGCTAAATATGCACAAGGTTAGAGATCATTTCCCATGGTACTGTCATGGTGATTTGAAGCGGTGATGACGGTTATTGTGGAGACTGTCATGCTCGACTCATACCTCTCCCTTGTGATTAGTGAGCTAGCCTAGTTTACCCCTGCTCCAGGTCTATTACCTACGGGTGTTGCCTTTCCAGGTCTTGTCCCAATCCTAGTGCCCTGCTGATTCCAGCTGCGGCACCAGCCTTACAGTCAATGGTCGCCAGGGTGGGGGAAACATGTATTAAAAACCACTCAGCAAGACAGCTAACTCAGGGGATAGGGCGACCAATAGTTCCCCAGACTCTCCTAGGTCTATAAGATACATTCTCCACTCGGCAACTGTCATTATTAAAATAATTTTTACACCTACAGGTGCACGCCACAAACCCTTCACCTGTGGACCTGGAGTTACTCCCTGTAATGGAAAGATGAGAGGTATAGTTAccgtcagggttgggtaggttactttctaaatgtaatccgttactagttatctgtccaaaattgtaatcagtaacacaacttttggattacccaaactcagtaatgtaatctgataaCATTCCGTTactttagattactttccccttaagacgcattagaagaagacaaaaattacATCTAtttcaggataaatcaatgttaaagtttacatagctggccataaatggatgttaaatttaatttcaaacttcttcaggctagggtctatttttctccacttcctgtctgactgacgtgcccaaagtaaactgcctgttactaggatatgcatataattgg belongs to Salvelinus sp. IW2-2015 unplaced genomic scaffold, ASM291031v2 Un_scaffold2563, whole genome shotgun sequence and includes:
- the LOC112074290 gene encoding syntaxin-12-like yields the protein MDLTPAGHRQQKIQKDRLMSDFSAALNNFQAVQRRAAEKERESVARARAGSRLTQEDEGNVDEQLVTFEKDDDDWSQSQTQQLEEPEVTEEDLEVIKERETNIRQLESDIMDVNQIFKDLAVMIHDQGEMIDSIEANVESAEVHVDRGTGQLQRAAYYQRKSRKRMCMLAMVVSLVVTVLAIIIWQAIK